One genomic segment of Flavobacteriales bacterium includes these proteins:
- a CDS encoding response regulator transcription factor — MKPKVLVVDDEDDILEFISYNLVKEGFEVKLANNGIEAIEIAKKFLPDLIILDVMMPDMDGITTCHRIKSIKDLSETIITFLSARSEDYTQIAGLDSGADDYITKPIRPRLLISRVNALLRRKSEFNNQNQIVNIGDLSLDSEKFILKYKNNLVDITKKEFALYELLLSKPGKVFKRQEILEKVWGNDIIIGDRTIDVHIRKIRSKTNPNYIKTIKGVGYKFEC; from the coding sequence ATGAAACCAAAAGTTTTAGTTGTTGATGATGAAGATGATATTCTTGAATTTATTAGCTATAATCTTGTCAAAGAAGGATTTGAGGTTAAATTGGCAAACAACGGAATTGAAGCTATTGAAATAGCAAAAAAGTTCCTTCCAGACTTAATTATCTTAGATGTTATGATGCCAGACATGGATGGCATTACTACATGTCATAGAATTAAATCTATTAAAGATCTTTCTGAAACAATTATTACTTTTCTTTCTGCCAGATCAGAAGACTACACTCAAATAGCTGGACTTGATTCCGGAGCGGACGACTATATTACAAAGCCAATTCGACCCCGCCTATTAATAAGTCGTGTAAATGCTTTGCTAAGAAGAAAATCAGAATTTAATAATCAAAATCAAATAGTTAATATTGGAGACCTTTCTTTAGACTCTGAAAAATTTATTTTAAAATACAAAAATAATCTAGTTGACATTACAAAAAAAGAGTTTGCACTTTATGAATTACTTCTGTCAAAGCCCGGGAAGGTTTTTAAAAGACAAGAAATATTAGAAAAAGTATGGGGTAATGATATAATAATTGGAGATAGAACGATTGATGTTCACATAAGAAAAATTAGATCCAAAACTAATCCAAATTATATTAAAACAATTAAAGGGGTAGGGTATAAATTTGAATGCTAA